In Lichenihabitans psoromatis, a single window of DNA contains:
- a CDS encoding amino acid ABC transporter ATP-binding protein — MSAAPTSEAPRRAVAPDGEPLLRLEGLHKRFGSHEVLSGIDLRVQAGEVLAVIGPSGSGKSTLLRCINQLEPPTAGRVTLAGVTIHAGQQPSRRDLVQLRRAVGMVFQSFNLFPHLTVLRNVCLSQERAMGRSRPEAEAVAMQLLTRVGLADKAHQYPARCSGGQQQRIAIARALALEPQLMLFDEPTSALDPELGLEVLAVMRELAQGGMTMIVVTHEMHFAESVSNRVLIMADGKVIEQGPSASVMRDPQSERAQRFLKAVRDR, encoded by the coding sequence ATGAGCGCGGCACCCACGTCGGAGGCCCCGCGCCGGGCCGTGGCCCCGGACGGCGAACCGCTGTTGCGCCTCGAGGGACTGCACAAGCGCTTCGGGTCGCACGAGGTGCTGTCGGGGATCGACCTCAGGGTGCAGGCCGGCGAGGTGCTGGCCGTGATCGGGCCCAGCGGCTCCGGCAAGAGCACGCTCCTGCGGTGCATCAACCAGCTCGAGCCGCCCACGGCCGGCCGCGTGACGCTGGCGGGGGTCACCATCCATGCCGGCCAGCAGCCATCGCGCCGCGACCTGGTGCAGCTCCGCCGCGCCGTGGGCATGGTGTTCCAGTCCTTCAACCTGTTCCCGCACCTCACCGTGCTGCGCAATGTCTGCCTGTCGCAGGAGCGCGCGATGGGTCGCAGCCGTCCAGAGGCCGAAGCCGTGGCCATGCAGCTGCTGACACGGGTGGGGCTGGCCGACAAGGCTCACCAATACCCCGCTCGCTGCTCCGGCGGCCAGCAGCAGCGCATCGCGATCGCCCGCGCCTTGGCGCTCGAGCCGCAGCTCATGCTGTTTGACGAGCCAACGTCCGCGCTCGATCCGGAACTCGGGTTGGAGGTCCTGGCCGTGATGCGCGAACTCGCCCAGGGCGGCATGACCATGATCGTGGTCACGCACGAGATGCATTTCGCCGAAAGCGTTTCGAACCGCGTCCTGATCATGGCGGACGGGAAGGTGATCGAGCAGGGCCCAAGCGCCAGCGTGATGCGGGACCCGCAGAGCGAGCGGGCGCAGCGCTTCCTCAAAGCGGTCAGGGACAGATGA
- a CDS encoding amino acid ABC transporter permease, whose protein sequence is MILEDLRAILAGIPFTIALTLAAFAVGSLLGFPLCAMRLSRFGVVRWLASALILTFRSIPPIVWLFFIFFGIGLGYLQLDPFSSATIGLGLITAANMAEIYRGALSAIHLGQWEAASVLNLSPRHRFVDVIAPQLLRVSLPSAATYAIGLLKDSAVASAIGVHEIAFEAYHVSQQTFRGLDVYASAGLLYIVISLPIAWLARRTDMRLRARVAL, encoded by the coding sequence ATGATCCTCGAGGACCTGCGTGCCATCCTGGCCGGCATCCCGTTCACGATCGCGCTGACGCTTGCGGCGTTCGCCGTCGGCTCGCTGCTCGGCTTCCCGCTCTGCGCGATGCGGCTGTCGCGGTTCGGCGTCGTGCGATGGCTCGCCTCGGCCCTGATCCTCACGTTCCGGTCGATCCCGCCGATCGTCTGGCTGTTCTTCATCTTCTTCGGGATCGGGCTCGGCTACCTGCAGCTCGATCCCTTCTCGTCGGCGACGATCGGGCTCGGGCTCATCACGGCCGCCAACATGGCCGAGATCTACCGCGGCGCGTTATCGGCCATCCACCTCGGGCAATGGGAGGCTGCGAGCGTTCTCAACCTGTCCCCGCGCCACCGTTTCGTCGACGTGATCGCACCCCAATTGCTTCGCGTGTCGCTTCCGTCGGCGGCGACCTACGCGATCGGGCTCCTGAAGGACTCCGCCGTGGCCTCAGCCATCGGCGTGCATGAGATCGCCTTCGAAGCCTATCACGTCTCGCAGCAAACCTTCCGGGGCCTCGACGTCTACGCGTCCGCGGGCCTGCTCTACATCGTGATCAGCCTGCCGATCGCCTGGCTGGCGCGCCGGACCGACATGCGCCTCCGGGCCCGGGTGGCGCTATGA
- a CDS encoding amino acid ABC transporter permease encodes MNDTLAFWSDWFPTLIGGFEISLEVTAVCLALGLPLGLVLSLGVRSSRIPVRWTALTVVEVGRGTPALILLQFAYFGLPPAGLTLSSFTAAGLALGWCTGAYTSEIIRAGVEAVPFGQREAATACGLDEIDALRFVILPQGLRVALPALLGFSILMLQATSLCFTIALPELVSQAYIVGSTTFRYMPIFLLAGLMFAAVCIPATILVSVLERRLGRHAA; translated from the coding sequence ATGAACGACACGCTGGCCTTCTGGTCGGACTGGTTCCCGACCCTCATCGGCGGCTTCGAGATCAGCCTCGAAGTCACGGCGGTCTGCCTGGCGCTCGGGCTTCCCCTCGGTCTCGTCCTGTCCTTGGGCGTGCGCTCCAGCCGCATCCCGGTGCGTTGGACCGCCCTGACGGTGGTGGAGGTCGGCCGCGGCACGCCGGCCCTCATCCTGCTGCAGTTCGCCTATTTCGGCCTCCCGCCGGCGGGGCTGACGCTTTCGTCCTTCACGGCCGCCGGCCTAGCGCTGGGCTGGTGCACGGGAGCGTACACGAGTGAGATCATCCGAGCCGGGGTCGAAGCCGTTCCGTTCGGCCAAAGGGAGGCGGCGACCGCCTGCGGCCTCGACGAGATCGATGCCCTCCGGTTCGTCATCCTGCCGCAGGGACTGCGCGTCGCCCTGCCGGCGTTGCTCGGTTTCTCGATCCTGATGCTGCAGGCGACCTCGCTCTGCTTCACGATCGCGCTGCCCGAACTCGTGAGCCAAGCCTACATCGTGGGCTCCACCACCTTCCGCTACATGCCCATCTTCCTGCTTGCGGGCCTGATGTTCGCGGCAGTCTGCATCCCGGCGACGATCCTCGTCTCCGTCCTCGAACGACGTCTCGGCCGGCACGCCGCTTGA
- a CDS encoding transporter substrate-binding domain-containing protein, with amino-acid sequence MTTRAYTSAFATLAIATAFGLGAACAQDCKPAHKIDATVNPGKLTVAVYEYPPFVVTTGSTIGGVDGEIAKSIAKSECLEFNAVVVDTAATIQYVLAGKADIAAGGWYRTAARAKVIGLSAPTYLDQMGIYSKSGITTVAAMMGKQVGTVSGFLWVAEFQKLLGSDLKLYPNPVALAQDLEAGRVEIGVDSYGTGVYAQNKGGYPGLVIKVSEPDPRVQASIQAAQCNLLYTKANTSLGAAIDADIVAMHKDGSIAGYLKSFGLDPSGADVGEPRVIN; translated from the coding sequence ATGACAACCCGCGCCTACACCTCGGCCTTTGCCACCCTGGCGATCGCCACCGCATTCGGACTCGGGGCCGCCTGCGCGCAGGACTGCAAGCCGGCCCACAAGATCGACGCCACGGTCAATCCCGGCAAGCTGACCGTCGCGGTCTACGAGTATCCGCCCTTCGTGGTCACGACGGGCAGCACCATCGGCGGCGTCGACGGCGAGATCGCCAAAAGCATAGCCAAGAGCGAGTGCCTGGAATTCAACGCCGTCGTGGTCGACACGGCCGCCACCATCCAATACGTGCTCGCCGGCAAGGCCGACATCGCCGCAGGCGGATGGTACCGCACCGCCGCGCGAGCCAAAGTCATCGGCCTGTCGGCCCCGACCTACCTCGACCAGATGGGCATCTATTCGAAGAGCGGCATAACGACCGTGGCGGCGATGATGGGCAAGCAGGTCGGCACGGTGTCGGGATTCCTATGGGTCGCCGAGTTCCAGAAGCTGCTCGGCAGCGACTTGAAGCTCTATCCCAATCCAGTCGCCCTGGCCCAGGATCTCGAGGCCGGACGGGTAGAGATCGGGGTCGACAGCTATGGAACAGGCGTTTATGCGCAGAACAAAGGCGGTTATCCCGGCCTCGTCATCAAGGTGTCCGAACCCGATCCCCGCGTGCAGGCCTCGATCCAGGCCGCCCAGTGCAACCTGCTCTACACCAAGGCCAACACCTCGCTCGGGGCGGCGATCGACGCCGACATCGTGGCGATGCACAAGGACGGGTCGATCGCGGGCTATCTCAAGTCGTTCGGGCTGGATCCGTCAGGCGCAGACGTCGGAGAGCCACGGGTCATCAACTGA
- the istB gene encoding IS21-like element helper ATPase IstB has translation MTAPVTTAVDTARLGVMLNDLRLPTIKAVWPEFATRADKEGWPAARFLAAIAEHELAERDRRRIERHLTEARLPPGKSLDTFDFDAVPMVSKAQVMAVAAGDAWLATGANLLLFGPPGGGKSHLAAALGLALIENGWKVLFTRTTDLVQKLQVARRELALEAAINRLDRFDLLILDDLAYVTKDQAETSVLFELISARYERRSMLITANQPFGEWGKVFPDPAMTLAAVDRLVHHATIFEMNVESYRRRVALDRKRGPGRPPTRATIKTAAE, from the coding sequence ATGACCGCGCCCGTAACGACCGCCGTCGACACCGCCCGGCTCGGGGTCATGCTCAATGACCTGCGCCTGCCTACCATCAAGGCCGTCTGGCCGGAGTTTGCCACGCGCGCCGACAAGGAGGGCTGGCCCGCCGCCCGCTTCCTTGCTGCCATCGCCGAGCACGAACTCGCTGAACGGGATCGCCGGCGTATCGAGCGTCACCTCACCGAAGCCCGCCTGCCGCCCGGCAAGAGCCTCGACACCTTCGACTTCGACGCCGTGCCGATGGTCTCAAAAGCCCAGGTCATGGCGGTCGCCGCCGGCGATGCGTGGCTGGCCACCGGCGCCAACCTGCTGCTGTTCGGGCCACCCGGCGGGGGCAAGAGCCATCTGGCCGCAGCCCTCGGCCTCGCCTTGATCGAGAACGGGTGGAAGGTCCTCTTCACTCGCACCACTGACCTCGTCCAGAAGCTGCAGGTCGCACGCCGCGAACTTGCCCTCGAAGCCGCCATCAACCGGCTCGACCGCTTCGATCTCCTGATCCTCGACGACCTCGCCTACGTCACCAAGGACCAGGCCGAAACCAGCGTGCTGTTCGAACTGATCAGCGCCCGCTACGAGCGACGATCCATGCTCATCACCGCCAACCAGCCCTTCGGCGAATGGGGCAAGGTCTTCCCCGATCCCGCCATGACGCTCGCCGCCGTCGATCGGCTCGTCCACCACGCCACTATCTTCGAGATGAACGTCGAGAGCTATCGCCGACGCGTCGCCCTCGACCGCAAACGAGGACCTGGACGGCCGCCGACCCGCGCGACAATCAAAACCGCCGCCGAGTGA
- a CDS encoding NAD(P)H-binding protein, with translation MTRLLIVGATGLVGEHVVMQALADRRISKVVALTRRLIPTSGKLENVVIDFSDMPDMADWWKVDGVVSALGTTRAQTRSPSAYRAIDYDYPLSVARHARDHGATHFALTSSLGANPRSRFAYIRNKGQLEMDLGKLCFPSLTIVRPSVLDGHRDQQRAEEHFAQIIAKIIAPVLPRRLRVSPASAVAALLIESTVAASAGVYIKTNKDMNEYRNRDPSRAAR, from the coding sequence ATGACCCGGCTGCTGATCGTGGGCGCGACCGGGCTGGTCGGCGAGCATGTCGTGATGCAGGCGCTCGCGGACAGAAGGATCAGCAAGGTCGTCGCCTTGACGCGCCGCCTGATCCCGACGAGCGGCAAGCTGGAAAACGTCGTGATCGACTTCTCCGACATGCCCGACATGGCCGATTGGTGGAAAGTGGACGGGGTTGTCAGCGCGCTTGGCACCACTCGTGCTCAGACCAGATCGCCTTCCGCCTATCGGGCGATCGATTACGACTACCCGCTTTCTGTCGCCCGCCACGCGCGCGACCATGGCGCAACCCACTTTGCGCTGACATCGTCACTTGGTGCCAACCCTCGATCGCGTTTTGCCTACATCCGAAACAAGGGGCAACTGGAGATGGATTTGGGCAAGCTCTGTTTCCCATCCCTGACGATCGTTCGCCCAAGCGTGCTGGACGGGCATCGCGATCAGCAGCGCGCCGAAGAACATTTCGCGCAGATTATCGCAAAAATTATCGCCCCCGTGCTTCCACGGCGATTGCGCGTCAGTCCGGCAAGCGCTGTTGCAGCCTTGCTTATTGAAAGTACGGTCGCAGCTTCGGCGGGCGTCTATATCAAGACAAATAAGGACATGAATGAATATCGAAATCGCGATCCGAGCAGAGCGGCCCGATGA
- a CDS encoding SDR family oxidoreductase: protein MVTGASTGIGAATARELAARGFHVLAGVRRNTDADALRAANLEPIMLDITEEAGIAALVQRITDDPERRRLGALVNNAGMGVNAPLETYPLSEWRRLFDVNLFGHVAMMQALLPALIESRGSIVNISSIGGKVAMAAYGPYAATKFALEAVSDALRREVGPLGVRVVVVEPGAVTTGMLGRVNVSGQRIIDEMTAEQRDRYGALMQAVISQAQASVPGGAPPEEAARVIADAITSRRPQTRYTVGRSTALVVRLIRIMSDRMLDKLLANNLKPYLPKRSPA from the coding sequence GTGGTTACTGGCGCTTCGACCGGTATCGGCGCTGCGACCGCCCGCGAGCTTGCGGCGCGCGGTTTCCATGTCCTGGCTGGCGTGCGGCGTAATACAGATGCCGATGCGCTCCGAGCCGCAAACCTTGAGCCGATAATGCTCGATATTACCGAAGAGGCAGGGATCGCAGCATTGGTGCAGCGTATCACCGACGATCCCGAACGGCGTCGGCTCGGCGCTTTGGTCAACAATGCCGGCATGGGCGTCAATGCCCCTCTTGAGACATATCCGCTATCCGAGTGGCGGCGTCTCTTCGACGTCAACTTGTTCGGCCATGTCGCGATGATGCAGGCGCTGTTGCCCGCGCTCATCGAGAGCAGGGGATCGATCGTCAACATATCCTCGATCGGCGGCAAGGTGGCAATGGCGGCCTACGGCCCTTATGCCGCTACGAAGTTCGCGCTTGAGGCGGTCAGCGATGCACTGCGTCGCGAAGTCGGGCCGCTCGGGGTGAGGGTCGTCGTGGTCGAGCCAGGCGCGGTCACGACCGGTATGCTGGGGCGGGTCAATGTGTCCGGCCAGCGGATCATCGATGAGATGACGGCCGAACAGCGTGACCGATACGGCGCGCTAATGCAGGCCGTCATCTCACAGGCCCAAGCCTCTGTTCCCGGCGGAGCCCCGCCGGAGGAAGCTGCTCGCGTCATTGCGGATGCCATCACAAGCAGGCGGCCTCAGACGCGCTACACCGTCGGTCGAAGTACCGCGCTGGTCGTGCGCCTTATCCGGATCATGTCAGACAGGATGCTCGACAAGCTTTTAGCCAACAACCTCAAGCCATATCTCCCCAAGCGATCACCAGCATGA
- a CDS encoding TetR/AcrR family transcriptional regulator, whose amino-acid sequence MARPRSDEKRSSIMTAAIRIIATHGLRAPTAMIAKEAGVSNGALFLYFTTKADLLNQLYVNLKADMAMAMATEIPAKADLRSQVLHVWNGWLGWAISHPQERRTLAHLGVSNDVTEASHRASNEAYADVEALLGRSRASGAMREAPLLFVASLVAGIVDATVDYMTRDPANAEIHATAGFEALWRFLG is encoded by the coding sequence ATGGCAAGACCGAGAAGCGACGAGAAGCGCAGCTCGATCATGACGGCGGCGATCAGGATAATCGCCACGCACGGGCTACGTGCGCCGACCGCGATGATCGCGAAAGAGGCTGGCGTCTCGAACGGCGCGCTGTTTCTTTATTTCACAACCAAGGCTGACCTCCTTAACCAGCTCTACGTTAATCTGAAGGCGGACATGGCAATGGCAATGGCGACCGAGATTCCTGCGAAAGCCGATCTGCGGAGCCAGGTTCTTCACGTGTGGAATGGTTGGCTGGGTTGGGCGATCTCACACCCACAGGAGCGACGGACACTCGCGCACCTTGGCGTCTCAAACGATGTAACCGAAGCAAGTCACCGAGCGTCAAACGAGGCCTACGCGGACGTCGAGGCTCTTTTGGGTCGAAGCCGCGCTAGCGGAGCGATGCGCGAGGCACCGCTGTTGTTTGTCGCCTCGCTCGTCGCGGGCATAGTCGATGCCACCGTCGACTACATGACCCGCGATCCCGCAAACGCTGAAATCCATGCCACCGCAGGCTTCGAGGCACTTTGGCGTTTCCTCGGCTAA
- a CDS encoding TetR/AcrR family transcriptional regulator: MASRRNPAAGDRQRYHHGDLRRDLLRVAREEILRHGAQTVSLASLARLAGVSQPAPYRHFTDRDALFEAVAAEGFEELVVTLAAAMSDRAPLDAVKAIARAYVTFGEANTEIYRLMFASRLTPEAKAGSDLDEESGKAFGMLRTAMAAVSSLTDAEDEAYLLWAQLHGLVMLKADGFINRPLWKFVELPSLLKDR, from the coding sequence ATGGCCAGTCGTCGGAACCCCGCCGCCGGGGATCGCCAGCGCTACCATCACGGCGATCTCCGCCGCGATCTGCTGCGGGTCGCGCGCGAGGAGATCCTCCGACACGGCGCTCAAACGGTGTCGCTGGCCTCGCTGGCGCGCCTTGCCGGGGTCAGCCAGCCGGCGCCTTACCGTCACTTCACTGACCGAGACGCGCTGTTTGAAGCCGTTGCCGCTGAGGGATTCGAAGAGCTCGTGGTGACATTGGCTGCGGCAATGTCGGATCGCGCCCCGCTCGACGCGGTGAAGGCGATTGCGCGTGCTTATGTGACGTTCGGGGAAGCCAACACCGAGATCTACCGGCTGATGTTCGCCTCGCGCCTCACCCCGGAAGCCAAGGCGGGCAGCGACCTAGATGAGGAGTCCGGAAAAGCTTTCGGGATGCTGCGGACGGCGATGGCAGCTGTCTCGTCGCTGACAGACGCGGAAGACGAAGCCTACCTGCTCTGGGCACAATTGCACGGTCTTGTCATGCTGAAGGCCGACGGGTTTATCAATCGACCACTCTGGAAATTTGTAGAACTGCCCAGTTTGCTGAAAGATCGGTAA
- a CDS encoding NAD(P)-dependent alcohol dehydrogenase — protein sequence MKAVVYDQYGGPEMLRETSIDASTPKEGEVLVRVHATSVNGYDVAVRSGALKMFTGRKFPKRIGVDFAGEVLTAAKAASPFTPGDRVWGVTPLHQLGSAAELICVAPAQLAHYPIELDPAEAAALPVVGSTVITALRDRGKLEARQRLLVRGASGGVGSIAVQFGRALGAHVTGLAGASNLDFVREIGADEALDYAVTAPADLDAFDVILDTVGSNPSAWRRLLVPGGRMMAIVPDLEHPLMSMAYIAWSRVHGARRVRFFSDKPDTRLLTDLADYVRNGAIKPIVDRVYPMSDIAEAHRAMEIGGRRGKQVIRVV from the coding sequence ATGAAAGCAGTGGTCTACGACCAGTATGGCGGGCCCGAGATGCTACGTGAGACCTCGATCGATGCCTCGACGCCAAAGGAAGGAGAGGTCCTCGTACGCGTCCATGCTACCAGCGTGAACGGCTACGACGTGGCCGTCCGCTCCGGCGCGCTGAAGATGTTCACCGGGCGAAAGTTCCCCAAGCGGATAGGTGTCGACTTCGCGGGAGAAGTTTTGACCGCAGCGAAGGCAGCATCGCCCTTCACGCCGGGAGATCGGGTCTGGGGAGTGACACCGCTGCATCAGCTCGGCAGCGCCGCGGAGCTGATCTGCGTGGCGCCGGCGCAGCTCGCGCATTACCCGATCGAGCTCGACCCCGCCGAAGCCGCCGCCTTGCCCGTCGTCGGCTCGACTGTCATCACGGCGCTGCGCGACCGGGGGAAACTCGAGGCACGCCAGCGCCTGCTGGTGCGCGGGGCAAGCGGGGGGGTCGGAAGCATCGCCGTCCAGTTCGGTCGCGCGCTTGGGGCCCACGTCACCGGCTTGGCGGGCGCGTCCAATCTCGACTTTGTCCGCGAGATCGGTGCCGACGAGGCGCTCGATTATGCTGTGACCGCTCCAGCCGACCTCGACGCCTTCGACGTCATCCTCGACACGGTAGGCAGCAACCCGAGCGCCTGGCGACGTCTGCTCGTACCCGGGGGGCGCATGATGGCCATCGTTCCTGACCTTGAGCACCCGCTCATGTCGATGGCTTACATCGCGTGGTCCCGGGTTCACGGCGCGCGGCGCGTGCGCTTCTTCAGCGACAAACCCGACACCAGGCTGCTGACCGACCTCGCCGACTACGTCAGGAACGGAGCCATCAAGCCGATCGTTGATCGCGTCTATCCTATGTCCGATATCGCCGAGGCCCACCGTGCGATGGAAATCGGCGGCCGCCGCGGGAAACAGGTCATCCGGGTGGTTTGA
- a CDS encoding DUF2272 domain-containing protein, which translates to MQPDTLFDIPGEDLPSTLADLDLAGFDGLVSIQSNGLYTVAAQRKAESAGATGACRPRSPLRSPCCSRTKPFRPAALRDGARQGRGGPMDVLRAAGIRDLAGRTIRQGHKEAEPVYADRIAHYWVEGTGTHGLSGTNDVPWSAAFISWIMQAAGAGDRFRYSTEHSVYIAQAIRDRQSGRAGGGFWVYRLDEREPAVGDLICWARQPGLDFDHQLGGRYLGHCDLVVAVDQGAIWVIGGNVGNSVTKRPIALIGKHVPAATMRGETPFAVLQDRIGAPVASAPSAAAGGPGCIAWGAAVPTAFKAAVLDIASELACDPSHLMAAMAFETGEAFSAKSQNPHSLATGLIQFTPSTAIGLGTTVESLAAMTEVSQLAYVLAYLLPFQGRMGTLPDLYMAILLPTAVGKPDGTVLFSKPSLAYFQNIGLDANRDGEITKSEAASKVQAALTKRLTTHFAG; encoded by the coding sequence ATGCAGCCTGATACGCTCTTCGACATTCCTGGTGAGGACCTCCCGAGCACGCTCGCCGATCTGGATCTTGCCGGTTTCGACGGTCTGGTAAGCATACAGTCGAACGGACTCTACACGGTTGCTGCACAGCGCAAGGCGGAGAGCGCAGGGGCGACCGGGGCCTGCAGGCCCCGGTCGCCCCTGCGCTCCCCCTGCTGCTCCCGCACAAAGCCCTTCCGTCCCGCCGCCCTTCGTGACGGCGCTAGGCAAGGTCGCGGAGGACCAATGGACGTTCTTCGGGCAGCAGGAATTCGCGACCTTGCCGGAAGGACCATCCGGCAAGGTCACAAGGAAGCGGAGCCCGTCTACGCAGATCGCATCGCCCACTACTGGGTCGAGGGAACCGGCACCCATGGCCTGAGCGGCACGAACGACGTTCCCTGGTCCGCCGCCTTCATCTCCTGGATCATGCAAGCGGCAGGCGCCGGCGACCGCTTCAGGTATTCGACCGAGCACTCCGTCTACATCGCGCAGGCGATCCGCGACAGGCAGTCCGGCAGGGCCGGAGGCGGCTTTTGGGTATACCGACTCGATGAACGCGAGCCAGCCGTCGGCGACCTTATCTGCTGGGCGCGCCAACCCGGCTTGGATTTCGATCATCAGCTAGGGGGCCGGTACCTGGGTCATTGCGATCTCGTCGTCGCAGTGGACCAGGGGGCCATCTGGGTCATCGGGGGGAACGTCGGCAATTCGGTCACGAAGAGGCCAATTGCCCTCATCGGCAAGCATGTGCCCGCCGCAACGATGCGCGGCGAGACCCCCTTCGCGGTGCTGCAGGACCGTATCGGGGCCCCTGTCGCTTCGGCCCCGTCGGCAGCAGCTGGGGGCCCCGGATGCATCGCGTGGGGGGCAGCGGTCCCCACCGCTTTCAAGGCTGCGGTCCTCGATATCGCATCGGAACTCGCCTGCGATCCGAGCCACCTCATGGCAGCGATGGCGTTCGAGACCGGCGAAGCGTTCTCGGCCAAGAGCCAGAACCCGCATTCGCTAGCGACCGGGCTCATCCAGTTCACGCCCTCGACGGCGATCGGCCTTGGTACCACCGTCGAATCGCTCGCTGCGATGACCGAGGTCAGCCAACTCGCTTACGTCCTGGCGTACCTGCTGCCGTTCCAGGGCCGGATGGGGACGCTGCCCGACCTCTACATGGCGATCCTTCTGCCGACGGCCGTGGGCAAGCCGGACGGGACCGTGCTGTTCTCGAAGCCTAGCCTCGCCTACTTTCAAAACATCGGTCTGGACGCGAACCGCGACGGAGAGATCACCAAGTCCGAGGCCGCCTCGAAGGTCCAGGCGGCATTGACCAAGCGCCTCACGACGCACTTCGCCGGCTGA
- a CDS encoding transporter substrate-binding domain-containing protein, giving the protein MTREPRFAHSSPCIYSKSGRTTVAAMMGEQVGTVSGFLWVAEFKKLLGSDFKLYPNPVALAQDLEAGRVEIGVDSYGTGVYAQNKGSYPGLVIKVSEPDPRVQASIQAAQCNLLYTKANTSLGAAIDADIVAMHKDGSIAGYLKAFGLDPSGADVGEPRVIN; this is encoded by the coding sequence ATGACGCGCGAGCCGAGGTTTGCACACTCCTCGCCCTGCATCTATTCGAAGAGCGGCCGGACGACCGTGGCGGCGATGATGGGCGAGCAGGTCGGCACGGTGTCGGGATTTCTATGGGTCGCCGAGTTCAAGAAGCTGCTCGGCAGCGACTTCAAGCTCTATCCCAATCCAGTCGCCCTGGCCCAGGATCTCGAGGCTGGACGGGTAGAGATCGGGGTCGACAGCTATGGAACAGGCGTTTACGCGCAGAACAAAGGCAGTTATCCCGGCCTCGTCATCAAGGTGTCCGAACCCGATCCCCGCGTGCAGGCCTCTATCCAGGCCGCCCAGTGCAACCTGCTCTACACCAAGGCCAACACCTCGCTCGGGGCGGCGATCGACGCCGACATTGTGGCGATGCACAAGGACGGGTCGATCGCGGGCTACCTCAAGGCGTTCGGGCTGGATCCGTCAGGCGCAGACGTCGGAGAGCCACGGGTCATCAACTGA
- a CDS encoding TetR/AcrR family transcriptional regulator, translated as MNARPDDQNAGTSQKEGGKRRLRADAKRSVDAIVAAAKELFATTGVDATTREIADRAGIGMGTLFRRFPQRADLIAAVFHSEMDACAGAATTLAAEYPPAEALARWMLVYAEFIATKRGLAKALSSGDPVFVGLFVRFDQILRPAARILYKAAEAAGQVRPNLDATEILCAVTTLCMSTYDGKPDHAGQMVAIFVEGLQLQHCCGRPVYA; from the coding sequence TTGAACGCCCGACCAGATGACCAGAACGCCGGTACGTCGCAGAAAGAGGGCGGCAAACGCCGCTTGCGCGCCGACGCTAAGCGAAGCGTTGATGCGATAGTTGCGGCAGCGAAAGAACTGTTCGCCACGACGGGGGTGGATGCCACGACGCGTGAGATTGCCGACCGGGCAGGCATTGGCATGGGAACACTGTTCCGTCGGTTTCCCCAACGGGCAGACCTGATTGCCGCAGTCTTTCATAGTGAAATGGACGCCTGCGCGGGAGCCGCGACGACCCTTGCTGCGGAATATCCGCCGGCCGAAGCGTTGGCGAGATGGATGCTCGTTTATGCCGAGTTCATCGCGACCAAGCGAGGTTTAGCCAAGGCACTTAGCTCCGGCGATCCGGTGTTTGTCGGCTTGTTCGTCCGCTTTGATCAGATTCTTCGTCCCGCCGCTAGGATCCTCTACAAAGCTGCTGAGGCAGCCGGACAAGTGCGGCCTAACCTAGATGCTACGGAGATACTCTGTGCGGTGACGACATTGTGCATGTCAACATACGACGGAAAGCCCGACCACGCAGGCCAAATGGTTGCAATTTTTGTGGAAGGACTTCAACTACAACACTGTTGCGGACGGCCAGTTTACGCCTAA